From one Salinibacterium hongtaonis genomic stretch:
- a CDS encoding ATP-dependent Clp protease ATP-binding subunit has translation MPTFFGPVGAGAGSFDEFLARYLQEQRAAQSGRSIDITRLLSRRTHDVLSEAATNAAQHGHTELDALHLLRVLVTIPSVSETLRGIGADASAISAAIEQALPGDSGERPSGAPTLTPSTQRALLDAHQVARAFGSTYIDPEHVFFAFVVNHDSAAGRILAAHGVTPQALQSGRAAAPDAAGAGAAASETPTLDTYSVDLTAQAREGGLDPVIGRHDEIEQTIEILSRRTKNNPVLIGEAGVGKTAVVEGLAQAIVDGSVPEQLRDKRLVSLDLPGMLAGARYRGDFEERLTKLMEEVSAHKGELIIFIDELHTIVGAGGGGDGGGMDAGNILKPRLARGELHLIGATTLSEYRRVEKDSALERRFQPVTVNEPNAEDAVKILAGLRSRYEEHHGVTYTDAALQAAVDLSSRYISDRFLPDKAIDLIDQAGARLRLRLGMRVDVAALKQQLAEAVASKDAAVAEERYEDASALRDRIDELQKAVTAAESGTSTGTAPAVIDAEQIAEIISRATGIPTTKLTEADRSRLAHLETELHERVIGQDDAVTAIARAIRRNGTGLGDPRRPVGSFLFLGPTGVGKTELAKALAESLFGTEDSMLRFDMSEFGERHTVSRLVGAPPGYVGYDEAGQLTERVRRNPYSVILLDEIEKAHPDVFNLLLQVLDDGRLTDGQGRTVDFRNTVIVMTSNIGSEFLASRSGALGFVADSGTEADNGFGSEKALRDRVMGKLRESMRPEFLNRIDEIALFRKLDKAQLRTIVRLLLAGTEARLAAQGIRLVVSDAAVDQIADEGYQPEYGARPLRRVIQRRVDDRVAEMLVAGDLAEGGTVRVGVVDGDLMVGSDAVMLAA, from the coding sequence ATGCCTACATTTTTTGGTCCGGTCGGTGCCGGCGCTGGCTCGTTCGACGAGTTCCTTGCGCGGTACCTTCAGGAGCAGCGCGCCGCCCAGTCGGGGCGCTCCATTGACATCACGCGGCTGCTCAGTCGCCGCACCCACGACGTTCTTAGCGAAGCCGCAACCAACGCGGCTCAGCACGGCCACACCGAGCTCGACGCCCTTCACCTGCTTCGCGTGCTCGTTACCATTCCGTCGGTTTCAGAAACCCTGCGAGGAATCGGCGCAGACGCTTCGGCGATCTCTGCCGCAATCGAGCAGGCGCTCCCCGGTGACAGCGGCGAGCGCCCGTCCGGTGCCCCCACGCTGACTCCGTCGACTCAGCGCGCACTTCTCGACGCGCACCAGGTGGCCCGTGCCTTCGGCTCGACCTATATCGACCCTGAGCACGTCTTCTTTGCGTTTGTTGTTAACCACGACTCTGCCGCCGGTCGAATTCTTGCCGCCCACGGCGTCACGCCGCAGGCTCTGCAATCTGGTCGCGCGGCGGCTCCAGACGCAGCCGGCGCTGGTGCCGCGGCATCCGAAACTCCCACGCTCGACACCTACAGTGTCGACCTCACGGCTCAGGCCCGAGAAGGGGGACTCGACCCTGTCATCGGCCGTCACGACGAGATCGAGCAGACCATCGAGATTCTCTCCCGGCGAACCAAGAACAACCCGGTCCTGATCGGAGAGGCTGGTGTCGGCAAGACCGCTGTCGTAGAGGGCCTTGCCCAGGCAATCGTCGACGGCAGCGTGCCCGAGCAACTGCGCGACAAGCGGCTCGTTTCGCTCGATCTGCCCGGAATGCTTGCCGGTGCCCGGTACCGCGGCGACTTCGAGGAGCGCCTGACCAAGCTCATGGAGGAGGTCAGCGCGCACAAGGGCGAGCTCATCATCTTCATCGACGAGCTCCACACCATTGTGGGGGCCGGGGGTGGCGGCGATGGGGGCGGAATGGATGCCGGCAACATCCTCAAACCCCGCCTTGCCCGCGGCGAGCTGCACCTGATCGGTGCGACCACCCTGAGCGAATACCGCCGGGTGGAGAAGGACTCCGCTCTTGAGCGGAGGTTCCAGCCCGTCACGGTCAACGAGCCCAACGCCGAGGATGCCGTGAAGATTCTGGCCGGGCTGCGCTCGCGCTACGAGGAGCACCACGGTGTGACCTACACGGATGCTGCCCTCCAGGCCGCTGTCGACCTGTCGTCGCGGTACATCAGCGACCGGTTCCTGCCCGACAAGGCGATCGACCTCATCGACCAGGCCGGGGCGCGGTTGCGCCTGCGGCTCGGGATGCGGGTTGACGTTGCCGCCCTGAAGCAGCAGCTCGCCGAGGCTGTGGCGTCGAAGGATGCCGCCGTCGCCGAGGAGCGCTACGAGGATGCTTCCGCGCTGCGGGACCGCATCGATGAGCTTCAGAAGGCGGTAACCGCAGCCGAGTCGGGTACATCGACGGGCACCGCGCCCGCCGTGATCGACGCGGAACAGATCGCCGAGATCATCTCTCGTGCCACCGGAATCCCCACGACCAAGCTCACGGAGGCCGACCGTTCGCGCCTCGCGCACCTCGAAACCGAGTTGCACGAGCGGGTGATCGGCCAGGATGACGCTGTCACGGCAATCGCCCGTGCGATCCGTCGCAACGGCACTGGGCTCGGCGACCCGCGTCGCCCCGTCGGCAGCTTCCTCTTCTTGGGCCCGACGGGCGTCGGCAAGACCGAGCTCGCCAAGGCGCTCGCCGAGTCGCTGTTCGGCACCGAAGATTCGATGCTTCGCTTCGACATGAGCGAGTTCGGTGAGCGGCACACCGTGAGCCGGCTGGTCGGGGCTCCTCCCGGATACGTCGGATACGACGAGGCTGGGCAGCTCACGGAACGGGTTCGTCGCAACCCATACTCGGTGATTCTGCTCGACGAGATCGAGAAGGCCCACCCGGACGTGTTCAACCTGCTGCTGCAGGTGCTCGACGACGGGCGCCTTACCGACGGCCAGGGCCGCACGGTCGACTTTCGAAACACGGTCATCGTGATGACCTCCAACATCGGGTCGGAGTTTCTCGCGAGCCGCAGCGGTGCCCTCGGCTTCGTCGCCGACTCTGGCACAGAAGCCGACAACGGTTTCGGCTCGGAAAAGGCTCTGCGCGACCGGGTTATGGGCAAGCTGCGCGAGTCGATGCGGCCCGAGTTTCTCAACCGCATCGATGAGATCGCCCTGTTCCGCAAGCTCGACAAGGCGCAGCTCCGCACGATCGTGCGCCTGCTGCTCGCGGGCACGGAGGCGCGCCTTGCTGCGCAGGGCATCCGGCTTGTGGTGTCGGATGCTGCGGTCGACCAGATCGCCGACGAGGGCTACCAGCCCGAATACGGTGCGCGGCCGCTGCGACGCGTCATTCAGCGCCGGGTCGACGACCGGGTGGCCGAGATGCTCGTGGCGGGCGACCTCGCCGAGGGCGGAACCGTTCGCGTTGGCGTCGTCGACGGCGACCTCATGGTCGGGTCTGACGCCGTGATGCTCGCGGCCTAG
- a CDS encoding DUF4287 domain-containing protein: MSFQAYLDTIEAKTGLTPRQLIALAEKRGFGPGTKAAPIVEWLKDDYDLGRGHAMALVHVITKGATISDKHVGRDGAHSDASTTLWLDGAASNPAG; this comes from the coding sequence ATGTCGTTTCAGGCTTACCTCGACACCATCGAAGCGAAGACGGGGCTCACCCCGCGGCAGTTGATAGCGCTCGCCGAGAAACGCGGGTTCGGCCCCGGCACCAAGGCGGCGCCGATCGTCGAATGGTTGAAGGACGACTACGACCTCGGGCGCGGGCATGCGATGGCCCTGGTCCATGTGATCACCAAGGGGGCGACGATCAGCGACAAGCACGTCGGCAGGGATGGCGCCCACAGCGATGCGAGCACCACCCTCTGGCTCGACGGCGCAGCAAGCAACCCCGCCGGATGA
- a CDS encoding RimK family alpha-L-glutamate ligase, whose protein sequence is MKLAILSRAPQSYSTQRLRSAAQQRGHTVKVLNTLRFAIDLAGPEPDLHFRGRPLSVYDAILPRIGNSITYFGTAVVRQFEQMDVYTPNTANGIVNARDKLRATQILSRHNIAMPATAFVRNRADVRPAIEQVGGAPVVIKLLEGTQGIGVILAPDAKVAEAIIETLHSTKQNVLIQQFIAESRGRDIRALVVGDRVVAAMRRSAVGDEFRSNVHRGGSVEPVELTPEYERAAVRSAQIMGLKIAGVDMLEGNDGPLVMEVNSSPGLQGIEAATKLDVAGAIIDYISNEVAFPDIDIRQRLAVSTGYGVAELVVHSGADLVGKTLGESGLLERDITVLTLNRGTTVIPNPRARQVLQPEDRLLCFGKTEEMRSLNPTRRRARVRKLPKKVEEAS, encoded by the coding sequence ATGAAACTCGCCATCCTCTCTCGCGCGCCACAGTCGTATTCGACTCAGCGGCTTCGTTCGGCTGCCCAGCAGCGCGGGCACACCGTCAAGGTGCTCAACACCCTGCGGTTCGCAATCGACCTTGCCGGCCCGGAGCCGGACCTGCACTTTAGGGGGCGCCCGCTCTCGGTCTACGACGCGATTCTCCCCCGCATCGGCAACTCGATCACCTACTTCGGCACCGCCGTGGTTCGCCAGTTCGAGCAGATGGATGTCTACACACCCAACACCGCGAACGGCATCGTCAACGCGCGAGACAAGCTGCGGGCGACCCAAATTCTCTCCCGCCACAACATCGCGATGCCCGCGACCGCGTTCGTGCGCAACCGTGCGGATGTGAGGCCGGCCATCGAGCAGGTCGGCGGCGCGCCCGTCGTGATCAAGCTTTTGGAGGGCACCCAGGGCATTGGTGTGATTCTGGCCCCGGATGCGAAGGTCGCCGAGGCGATCATCGAGACACTGCACTCCACCAAGCAGAACGTGCTGATTCAGCAGTTCATTGCCGAGAGTCGTGGCCGCGACATCCGCGCTCTCGTCGTGGGTGACCGTGTTGTTGCGGCGATGCGGCGCAGTGCGGTGGGCGACGAGTTCCGGTCAAATGTGCACCGTGGAGGCTCGGTCGAGCCCGTTGAACTGACGCCGGAGTATGAGCGCGCCGCCGTGCGCTCCGCCCAGATCATGGGTCTCAAGATCGCCGGGGTCGACATGCTCGAGGGCAACGACGGCCCCCTCGTGATGGAGGTCAACTCCTCCCCTGGCCTGCAGGGCATCGAGGCGGCCACCAAACTCGACGTTGCTGGCGCAATCATCGACTACATCTCCAATGAGGTCGCATTCCCCGACATCGACATTCGCCAGCGTCTGGCCGTTTCGACCGGTTACGGTGTTGCCGAACTGGTCGTCCACTCGGGCGCCGACCTCGTGGGCAAGACCCTCGGCGAATCCGGCCTGCTGGAGCGCGACATCACGGTGCTCACGCTGAACCGCGGAACCACCGTGATTCCGAACCCCCGCGCGCGCCAGGTGCTGCAGCCCGAGGACCGCCTGTTGTGCTTCGGCAAGACAGAAGAGATGCGCTCGCTCAACCCGACCCGCCGCCGGGCCAGGGTGCGCAAGCTTCCGAAGAAGGTAGAAGAAGCCAGTTGA
- a CDS encoding ATP-dependent zinc protease family protein, protein MTENTYLSTIVGWREWVSLPGVEVPWIKAKLDTGARTSSLHAFDVEVFSDGPAGSDTATEQVRFSIHPWQESEADAVTIVRPVHDRRVVRSSSGHEQERIVVLLDVALAGRTVTAEVTLANRDSMGFRMLLGREALQQGFIVDSSQSFAAGRAPREIRRANRGR, encoded by the coding sequence ATGACAGAGAACACCTATCTAAGCACCATCGTCGGATGGCGCGAGTGGGTGAGTCTGCCGGGTGTGGAAGTGCCCTGGATCAAGGCAAAGCTCGACACGGGGGCACGCACCTCAAGCTTGCACGCTTTTGATGTCGAGGTGTTCTCCGATGGCCCAGCTGGGTCTGATACTGCGACCGAACAGGTGAGGTTCTCAATTCACCCGTGGCAGGAGTCAGAGGCCGACGCCGTCACCATTGTGCGGCCCGTCCATGATCGACGTGTGGTGCGCAGCTCTTCCGGCCACGAGCAGGAGCGCATTGTCGTGCTGCTCGACGTCGCCCTCGCCGGGCGAACCGTCACCGCCGAGGTGACCCTCGCCAACCGCGACTCGATGGGGTTCAGGATGCTCCTGGGCCGCGAGGCGCTTCAGCAGGGTTTCATTGTCGACTCGTCGCAGTCGTTCGCGGCCGGTCGTGCCCCGCGCGAGATCCGCAGGGCTAATCGCGGCCGCTAA
- a CDS encoding PspC domain-containing protein, producing the protein MKLTRIRKGKMIGGVCGGIARQLGWDASVLRVITLVGALFAGVTVFVYIALWLLMPQDDF; encoded by the coding sequence ATGAAACTCACAAGGATTCGTAAAGGAAAGATGATCGGCGGGGTCTGCGGGGGCATAGCTAGGCAGCTGGGCTGGGATGCATCTGTCCTGCGAGTCATAACGCTCGTCGGTGCCCTCTTTGCAGGTGTGACCGTGTTCGTCTACATCGCCTTGTGGCTGCTTATGCCGCAAGACGATTTCTAA
- the argS gene encoding arginine--tRNA ligase, with protein MTPAELSARILDIVNALVASREGTVSVSIDDVRLDRPKNRDHGDWASSVALKIAKPLGSNPREIATALAEGIAKVDGVASVDVAGPGFINITLDAAAAGALAKSIVEQGAAYGTSDGLAGQKINLEFVSANPTGPLHIGHTRWAALGDSLGRVLRAAGADVTNEFYINDAGNQMNNFGASILAAAKGEPTPENGYPGQYVTDLAKGVLELEPNLLELDDETALALARELGYQLQLQEIKDSLARFNVEFDVWFSERTLHEGNPSAIDRAVDRLREQGHVYDEDDAIWVRTTDFGDDKDRVIKRGNGIYTYFAADAAYYLSKTDRGFNHKIYLLGADHHGYVHRIKAIAGASGEDPQKDVEVLIGQLVSINGAKLSKRAGNIIELNDLQAWLGTDALRYSLARYPADSPLTLDPEVLQRRTNDNPVFYVQYAHARTNQVSRNAEAAGVSRDTFDASLLSHEAESILLGSLAEFPRIVLQAAELREPHRVARYAEELAGAYHRWYDNCRVTPQGDAPVEAVHGTRLWLNDATGQVLRNALGLLGVDAPERM; from the coding sequence GTGACTCCCGCTGAACTCTCCGCCCGCATTCTCGACATCGTTAACGCCCTGGTTGCGTCGCGGGAGGGCACCGTGTCCGTCTCGATCGACGATGTGCGTCTCGACCGACCCAAGAACCGGGATCACGGTGACTGGGCATCGAGCGTGGCCCTCAAGATTGCTAAGCCGCTCGGCTCTAACCCGCGGGAGATCGCCACGGCGCTCGCCGAGGGCATCGCAAAGGTCGACGGTGTCGCGTCGGTCGACGTTGCTGGCCCCGGCTTCATTAACATCACGCTGGATGCCGCTGCGGCCGGCGCGCTCGCCAAGAGCATCGTCGAGCAGGGCGCTGCCTACGGCACGAGCGATGGTTTGGCCGGGCAGAAGATCAACCTCGAGTTCGTCTCGGCCAACCCCACCGGCCCGCTGCACATCGGCCACACCCGCTGGGCCGCGCTGGGCGACTCGCTCGGTCGCGTTCTGCGCGCTGCGGGGGCGGATGTGACCAACGAGTTCTACATCAATGACGCTGGCAACCAAATGAACAACTTTGGGGCGAGCATTCTTGCTGCCGCCAAGGGCGAGCCGACCCCGGAGAACGGTTACCCGGGCCAGTACGTCACCGATCTGGCCAAGGGCGTGCTCGAGCTCGAACCGAATCTGCTCGAACTCGACGACGAGACGGCCCTCGCACTGGCGCGCGAGCTCGGCTACCAGCTGCAGCTGCAGGAGATCAAGGATTCCCTGGCCCGCTTCAACGTGGAGTTCGACGTGTGGTTCTCGGAGCGCACCCTCCACGAGGGCAACCCCAGCGCCATCGACCGGGCCGTCGACCGTCTGCGCGAGCAGGGTCACGTCTACGACGAAGACGACGCGATCTGGGTGCGCACGACCGACTTCGGCGACGACAAAGATCGCGTCATCAAGCGCGGCAACGGCATCTACACCTACTTCGCCGCCGACGCCGCCTACTACCTGAGCAAGACCGATCGCGGCTTCAACCACAAGATCTACCTGCTCGGCGCCGACCACCACGGTTACGTTCACCGCATTAAGGCAATTGCGGGCGCATCCGGCGAAGACCCGCAGAAAGATGTCGAGGTGCTCATCGGCCAGCTCGTGTCGATCAACGGTGCCAAGCTCTCGAAGCGCGCCGGCAACATCATCGAGCTCAATGATCTTCAGGCCTGGCTCGGAACGGATGCTCTGCGCTACTCGCTCGCGCGCTACCCGGCGGATTCGCCGCTCACGCTCGACCCCGAGGTTTTGCAACGCCGCACCAACGACAACCCGGTTTTTTATGTGCAGTATGCGCACGCTCGAACCAACCAGGTTTCGCGCAATGCCGAGGCCGCCGGCGTCTCACGCGACACGTTCGACGCGAGCCTGCTCAGCCACGAAGCCGAGAGCATTCTGCTCGGGTCTCTCGCGGAGTTCCCCCGCATCGTTCTTCAGGCCGCTGAGCTGCGCGAGCCGCACCGGGTGGCCCGCTATGCGGAGGAGCTCGCGGGGGCTTACCACCGCTGGTACGACAACTGCCGCGTAACTCCTCAGGGCGATGCGCCTGTCGAGGCCGTGCACGGCACCCGTCTGTGGCTTAATGATGCGACGGGGCAGGTGCTGCGCAACGCGCTCGGCCTGCTCGGAGTAGACGCCCCCGAAAGGATGTAG
- a CDS encoding LmeA family phospholipid-binding protein, with translation MARRPETSYRPGERRAGRKALRITVGLLITVVILGGAAVIVDMGLRDFAETRAEAEIKKRIPGSDSTVDVTINGFSMLLQTVSGSLDDVDVDLAIGEEGVSALAENAGFAGAVRLVANGIELDSSIDVLGLTVPFSATVAPTIDGGYLVLTPTGVTAADAVTLDLTQLVDITGLGFSVCTASLLPESFTITGVEAKTSTLNLTAHGADVPVDLDALARKGSCAAQGAETGE, from the coding sequence ATGGCCCGACGACCCGAGACCTCTTACCGGCCCGGCGAGCGTCGGGCGGGTCGCAAGGCTCTTCGCATTACCGTGGGGCTTCTCATCACGGTCGTCATCCTCGGCGGGGCGGCCGTGATCGTTGATATGGGCCTGCGCGATTTCGCCGAGACGCGCGCTGAGGCCGAGATTAAGAAGCGCATCCCGGGCTCCGATTCGACTGTCGATGTCACGATCAACGGCTTCTCGATGCTGCTCCAGACCGTTTCGGGGAGCCTCGACGATGTGGATGTCGATCTGGCGATCGGGGAGGAGGGGGTCTCGGCCCTCGCCGAGAATGCCGGATTCGCGGGGGCGGTTCGACTTGTCGCCAACGGAATCGAGCTCGACTCTTCGATCGATGTTCTCGGCCTGACCGTGCCATTCTCGGCGACCGTCGCGCCCACAATCGATGGCGGCTACCTGGTGCTTACGCCCACCGGCGTCACGGCCGCCGATGCCGTCACCCTCGACCTCACTCAGCTCGTCGACATCACGGGGCTGGGTTTTTCGGTGTGCACGGCAAGCCTGCTGCCCGAGAGCTTCACGATCACGGGGGTTGAGGCCAAGACTTCTACGCTCAATCTCACGGCTCATGGTGCCGATGTCCCGGTCGATCTCGATGCGCTTGCACGCAAGGGATCGTGTGCTGCGCAGGGGGCAGAGACGGGCGAGTAG
- the lysA gene encoding diaminopimelate decarboxylase, whose translation MTANPLAPDWLAEPADANELVREVWARSVERAADGVIEVGGVSATELAARYGTPLYVMDEADVRSRARETREAFDREFAAIGSAAKVYYAGKAFLSAEVARWVTEEGLYIDVASGGELAVALAAGVDAARIGLHGNNKSVAEIDRAVGSGIGVIVIDSVEEVGRVAEAASRHDVRQKVRLRVNSGVHASTHEYLATAREDQKFGITLADAASIVELIRSHESLEFIGLHAHIGSQIFGSDGFGESARRLMTLQAQLLEGGPVPELNLGGGFGIAYTSVDHAMPIDEIASALASIVAAESARLGIPVPVIAVEPGRSIIGPSTFTLYEVGTIKDVSVALGDDESATAVRKYVSVDGGMSDNLRPALYGADYTVRIASRTSDADPALVRVAGKHCESGDIVVHADYLPADVRSGDLLAVPATGAYCWALSSNYNYLARPAVVAVRDGQSRIIVRGETEADLLSRDAGLTTAEQRNGNL comes from the coding sequence GTGACCGCCAACCCTCTTGCCCCCGACTGGCTTGCCGAGCCGGCCGATGCCAATGAGCTCGTGCGCGAGGTCTGGGCTCGTTCGGTCGAGCGGGCCGCCGATGGTGTCATTGAGGTCGGGGGAGTCTCCGCTACCGAGCTTGCCGCCCGTTACGGCACCCCTCTCTATGTAATGGACGAGGCGGATGTCCGGTCGCGCGCCCGCGAGACTCGCGAGGCATTCGACCGCGAGTTCGCGGCTATCGGCAGCGCAGCCAAGGTCTACTACGCGGGCAAGGCGTTTTTGTCGGCGGAGGTGGCTCGCTGGGTCACGGAGGAGGGCCTCTACATCGATGTCGCGTCGGGGGGCGAGCTTGCCGTCGCCCTGGCGGCGGGAGTGGATGCTGCGCGCATCGGCCTGCACGGCAACAATAAGTCCGTGGCCGAGATCGATCGCGCTGTCGGCTCCGGCATCGGCGTCATTGTGATCGACAGCGTCGAGGAGGTCGGCAGAGTCGCCGAGGCGGCCTCGCGCCACGATGTGCGGCAAAAGGTGAGACTGCGCGTTAACAGCGGAGTGCACGCGAGCACCCACGAGTATCTGGCCACCGCCCGCGAGGACCAAAAGTTCGGCATCACGCTTGCGGATGCCGCGTCGATCGTCGAACTGATTCGGTCGCACGAGTCGCTCGAGTTCATCGGGCTTCACGCCCACATCGGCTCCCAAATCTTTGGCTCCGATGGCTTCGGCGAATCGGCTCGACGTCTCATGACGCTGCAGGCCCAGCTCCTTGAGGGCGGTCCCGTTCCCGAGCTCAACCTCGGCGGCGGTTTCGGCATCGCCTATACGAGCGTCGACCACGCTATGCCGATCGACGAGATCGCCTCTGCGCTGGCCTCCATCGTCGCTGCAGAATCCGCTCGCCTCGGCATCCCGGTTCCCGTCATTGCGGTGGAACCTGGCCGTTCGATCATCGGCCCATCTACCTTCACCCTGTACGAGGTCGGAACGATCAAAGATGTTTCGGTCGCGCTGGGCGACGACGAGTCGGCGACGGCCGTGCGCAAGTACGTGAGTGTCGACGGTGGCATGAGCGACAATCTTCGCCCGGCGCTCTATGGGGCTGATTACACCGTGCGCATCGCGAGCCGAACATCCGATGCCGACCCCGCGCTCGTGCGCGTCGCCGGCAAGCACTGCGAGAGCGGCGACATCGTCGTCCACGCCGACTACCTGCCCGCCGATGTGCGCTCGGGCGACCTGCTCGCGGTTCCCGCGACGGGCGCCTACTGCTGGGCGCTCTCCAGCAACTACAACTATCTCGCCCGTCCCGCGGTTGTCGCCGTGCGCGACGGGCAGTCCCGCATCATCGTTCGAGGCGAGACCGAGGCCGACCTGCTGTCGCGGGATGCTGGCCTCACCACTGCAGAGCAGAGAAACGGAAATCTATGA
- a CDS encoding homoserine dehydrogenase: MIEYRNLRVALLGAGSVGAQVVAQLQKHGDELASRVGAGLELVGVAVRDIDAPRTAEIPRELLTTDAESLILGADIVIELIGGIEPARTLIMQALTSGADVVTANKALIATHGPELFAMAEQVGAQLYYEAAVAGAIPIIRPLRDSLAGDHVQRILGIVNGTTNFILDRMDTEGQSLEDALATATELGYAEADPTADIEAYDAAQKAAILASLAFHTTVPIESVYREGITAITAAQVEAARSAGYVIKLLAICERVTDAEGIDGVSARVYPALVPRTHPLAAVHGAKNAVFVEAEAAGDLMFYGAGAGGIETASAVLGDLVSAARRHVVGGPGVAESTNSDLPILPIGSVTTRYHITLLVNDRTGVLATIAALFSDHGVSVETVVQTVGAPSDDGTPAPATLVIGTHEASEAALAATVTALSSIDTVRSVTSVLRVEGS; encoded by the coding sequence ATGATCGAGTACCGCAATCTCCGAGTCGCCCTCCTGGGCGCAGGATCGGTGGGTGCGCAGGTTGTCGCCCAGTTGCAGAAGCACGGCGATGAGCTCGCGAGCCGCGTTGGTGCGGGCCTTGAGCTCGTCGGAGTAGCTGTTCGGGACATCGACGCCCCGCGCACGGCCGAGATCCCGCGCGAGCTGCTGACCACCGATGCTGAGTCCCTCATTCTGGGCGCCGACATCGTGATCGAGCTCATTGGAGGCATCGAGCCTGCCCGCACGCTCATCATGCAGGCGCTCACCTCGGGGGCCGATGTGGTCACCGCCAACAAGGCGCTCATCGCCACCCACGGGCCAGAACTGTTCGCAATGGCGGAGCAGGTCGGCGCTCAGCTCTATTACGAGGCCGCCGTCGCCGGCGCCATCCCCATCATCCGCCCCCTGCGCGACAGCCTCGCGGGCGACCATGTTCAGCGCATCCTGGGAATCGTCAACGGAACCACCAACTTCATCCTTGATCGCATGGACACCGAGGGGCAGAGCCTCGAGGATGCTCTGGCGACGGCCACCGAGCTCGGCTATGCCGAGGCGGACCCCACGGCCGACATCGAGGCATATGACGCGGCCCAGAAGGCCGCGATCTTGGCAAGCCTCGCGTTTCACACGACCGTTCCCATCGAGAGCGTCTACCGCGAGGGCATCACAGCCATCACGGCGGCGCAGGTTGAGGCCGCCCGCTCCGCCGGCTACGTCATCAAGCTGCTCGCCATCTGCGAGCGAGTTACCGATGCCGAGGGCATCGACGGTGTCAGCGCGCGGGTCTATCCGGCGCTGGTTCCCCGAACTCACCCGCTCGCCGCTGTGCACGGTGCCAAGAACGCCGTCTTCGTCGAGGCCGAGGCCGCAGGCGACCTCATGTTCTATGGCGCAGGAGCTGGCGGAATCGAGACAGCATCCGCTGTTCTGGGCGACCTCGTGTCTGCTGCTCGTCGCCACGTCGTTGGCGGCCCCGGCGTAGCCGAGTCAACCAACTCGGATCTGCCTATCCTGCCCATCGGCAGCGTCACGACCCGCTACCACATCACCCTTTTGGTCAACGACCGCACGGGTGTGCTCGCCACGATCGCCGCACTGTTCAGCGACCACGGCGTCTCGGTTGAAACGGTTGTGCAGACCGTTGGTGCGCCGAGTGACGATGGCACCCCCGCCCCCGCTACCCTGGTGATTGGCACTCACGAGGCGTCGGAAGCGGCTCTCGCCGCAACCGTTACCGCCCTGTCGAGCATCGACACCGTGAGATCAGTCACCTCAGTCCTCCGAGTAGAAGGTTCCTAA